The following proteins come from a genomic window of Leptolyngbyaceae cyanobacterium:
- a CDS encoding DUF1573 domain-containing protein: MCCSHHQHHHHRSEQKPVFKIGLGIVGSLVLIAAGYGYWNNVQTAKAALLKYSPQDIAKDRPLRAEHSHAMAGHIGGIIPFLPKDQPQPKISVSQTLYDFGTIGPKDIVKQTFVVRNTGQGTLTISNAYTTCGCTTADFSSSVIPAGKVALVTVTFDAGFHDTRGQSVRRGIIIENNDPNQSKVEIWIKANVRQS, encoded by the coding sequence ATGTGTTGTAGCCATCATCAACATCATCACCATCGTTCTGAACAAAAACCAGTCTTTAAAATTGGTTTGGGAATCGTGGGTTCTCTAGTGCTAATTGCTGCTGGTTATGGATATTGGAATAATGTTCAAACTGCCAAAGCTGCACTCCTGAAATACTCACCTCAAGATATTGCTAAAGATAGACCGCTACGTGCCGAACACTCTCACGCAATGGCAGGACACATAGGAGGAATTATTCCATTTTTGCCTAAAGACCAGCCACAACCCAAAATTTCAGTATCCCAAACTCTCTACGATTTTGGCACTATTGGCCCGAAAGATATTGTTAAACAAACTTTTGTTGTCCGTAACACAGGCCAAGGAACTTTAACAATTAGCAATGCTTACACAACTTGTGGTTGTACTACGGCTGATTTTAGTTCATCTGTGATTCCAGCAGGCAAGGTAGCTTTAGTAACGGTTACTTTTGATGCTGGTTTCCACGACACACGCGGTCAGTCAGTAAGGCGGGGAATAATTATTGAGAATAACGATCCCAATCAATCCAAAGTAGAGATTTGGATAAAAGCCAACGTGCGCCAAAGTTAA
- a CDS encoding DUF1573 domain-containing protein yields MKFKLLAISTFTLALPLGIWLSVNALSTPDIDVVSNYNLGTVVKGKVAVANLPLRNTGNAPLKVEAISTSCGCTSAKLSSMTISPGGQANLHIEYDSNAHESDRGTLERYVFISSNDPKDKDLQIKLSVLVEGKPTSMISKKVTLSIP; encoded by the coding sequence ATGAAATTCAAATTGTTGGCAATCTCAACTTTTACTTTGGCACTTCCTTTGGGAATTTGGCTAAGTGTCAATGCGCTATCTACCCCTGATATTGACGTAGTTAGCAATTATAATTTAGGAACGGTAGTTAAAGGAAAAGTAGCAGTAGCAAACTTGCCATTGCGTAATACTGGTAATGCTCCTCTGAAAGTGGAAGCCATCAGCACATCCTGTGGCTGCACGAGTGCAAAGTTATCCTCAATGACCATATCTCCTGGAGGCCAAGCTAATTTACACATTGAGTATGACTCGAATGCTCACGAAAGCGATCGCGGAACGTTAGAACGGTATGTTTTTATTTCATCCAACGATCCGAAAGACAAGGATTTGCAGATTAAATTATCTGTTTTAGTAGAAGGAAAACCGACATCTATGATTAGTAAAAAAGTTACCTTATCTATCCCTTAG
- the crtB gene encoding cyanoexosortase B codes for MQIHLKTLTSFSVRLLNGAMIGCFFILYAPLLFYWYDGWLNKTIGIEHEYFSHGVIGLPFAAYISWMKRKQWQKLPDSFNPLGAVLLGLGGVFYLSGLSMYVNLSFPILLTGICLYLKGISGFQLQKFPLLFVFLATPNPIPYLIGLYTLPLQRFISATVGFIIMQFGLDVTVDNIYIFIGGRIVEVAPYCAGLKLLFTAIYVALMLLYWTENLASKTATILLILGTFIISISTNIIRNTLLTFFYGTGRDGLFNWLHQGWGGDLLSAFMLGLVVLLLYGIEKYLLVPIDEG; via the coding sequence ATGCAAATTCACCTAAAAACTCTGACCTCATTTTCCGTCCGTTTACTGAATGGAGCTATGATTGGATGCTTCTTTATCCTATATGCTCCCTTATTATTTTATTGGTATGACGGCTGGCTCAACAAAACTATTGGCATAGAACACGAATATTTCAGTCACGGTGTAATTGGTTTGCCTTTTGCCGCTTATATTAGCTGGATGAAGCGGAAACAGTGGCAAAAACTGCCTGATTCGTTTAATCCATTGGGAGCGGTATTACTGGGATTGGGAGGAGTTTTTTATCTCAGTGGTTTATCCATGTATGTCAATCTATCTTTCCCTATCCTATTAACAGGAATCTGCTTGTACTTGAAAGGAATATCTGGCTTTCAACTTCAGAAATTTCCTCTATTATTCGTATTTCTCGCTACACCTAATCCCATTCCTTACCTAATTGGTCTCTACACATTGCCACTTCAGCGCTTTATTAGTGCAACTGTTGGTTTTATTATCATGCAGTTCGGTCTGGATGTAACTGTTGATAATATCTATATATTTATCGGAGGAAGGATTGTTGAAGTTGCACCATATTGTGCAGGATTAAAGCTATTATTTACTGCCATTTACGTAGCTTTAATGTTGTTATACTGGACGGAAAATCTGGCTTCAAAAACAGCAACTATATTACTGATATTAGGTACATTTATCATTAGCATTAGCACTAATATCATCCGTAATACGTTGCTAACATTCTTTTACGGCACAGGTCGAGATGGATTATTTAACTGGCTGCATCAAGGATGGGGAGGTGACCTCTTATCTGCTTTTATGTTAGGTTTAGTGGTATTGCTCCTATATGGGATTGAAAAATATTTATTAGTCCCAATTGATGAGGGTTAA
- a CDS encoding heavy metal-responsive transcriptional regulator, with the protein MLVQEKQKLIGSVAKESGVPIKTIRYYEELGLLKASGRTEGKYRLFTSDVLTRLSFIKRAQSLGLSLSEIRELLAVHDQGNLPCEHTKVKLQDKLVSIDEQIHQLFILKQQLEGLLAGSDTLSDKVETIICPLIEQAYA; encoded by the coding sequence ATGTTAGTCCAAGAAAAACAAAAACTCATTGGTTCAGTTGCCAAAGAAAGCGGTGTACCGATCAAAACCATTCGCTACTATGAAGAACTTGGTTTACTCAAAGCATCAGGCAGAACCGAAGGGAAATATAGATTGTTTACTTCTGATGTTTTGACTCGCCTAAGCTTTATCAAACGCGCTCAAAGCTTGGGATTAAGTTTATCAGAAATTCGAGAATTATTGGCAGTTCACGACCAAGGAAATTTGCCGTGCGAACATACCAAAGTTAAGCTGCAAGATAAGTTAGTAAGCATTGACGAACAAATTCATCAACTTTTCATTCTGAAACAACAGTTAGAAGGGCTACTTGCTGGCTCGGACACTTTATCTGATAAAGTAGAAACAATAATTTGTCCTCTGATCGAACAAGCTTATGCGTAA
- a CDS encoding cupredoxin domain-containing protein: MLNKTVIIGGIASLGVVLGMGFGDAIAQTTHEAHSTQTEQTNQFRAIEQPLSNKVLVTLAGLGLISLELWWFLLSKPKSKKATASGGIQEVTVTVDGGYEPSRIVVQAGQPVRFNFHRQDPSSCLEQVLIPDFHIAADLPVNAVTSVEFTPTKAGIYLFTCGMNMFRGQIIVEDEQRESKAKNEPISFISTNQRETVMEAKTMQINPNLDQEIQKVTIIVDKGYEPNHLVLKAGKPVQLNFLRENPSGCLAKVLIPDFDIATDLPLHQITTIEFTPFEEGEHTFSCGMNMVRGIIKVQAANAYQPDERAAQALNN; the protein is encoded by the coding sequence ATGTTAAACAAAACAGTAATTATCGGTGGAATTGCGAGTTTAGGTGTTGTGTTAGGAATGGGATTTGGTGATGCTATTGCACAAACTACCCATGAAGCGCACTCAACTCAAACAGAACAAACAAATCAGTTCCGTGCTATTGAACAACCTTTAAGTAATAAGGTTTTAGTTACTCTGGCTGGACTCGGATTAATTAGTTTAGAACTTTGGTGGTTTCTTTTGAGCAAACCTAAATCGAAGAAAGCAACTGCAAGTGGAGGAATTCAAGAAGTAACTGTTACTGTTGATGGTGGTTATGAACCCAGCCGCATTGTCGTGCAAGCAGGTCAACCTGTGCGTTTTAACTTTCATCGTCAAGACCCTAGCAGTTGTTTGGAACAAGTATTAATTCCTGATTTTCATATCGCAGCAGATTTGCCAGTTAATGCGGTAACTTCTGTAGAATTTACACCCACTAAAGCAGGGATTTATCTCTTTACCTGTGGAATGAATATGTTTCGCGGCCAAATCATTGTAGAAGATGAACAACGTGAATCAAAAGCAAAAAATGAGCCAATATCGTTCATTTCAACAAATCAGCGTGAGACAGTAATGGAAGCTAAAACAATGCAAATTAATCCAAATCTTGACCAAGAAATTCAGAAAGTAACTATCATTGTTGACAAAGGTTACGAGCCAAATCATCTGGTGCTTAAAGCAGGGAAACCCGTCCAACTTAATTTTTTACGCGAAAATCCCAGTGGATGTTTAGCCAAAGTTCTGATTCCAGATTTCGATATTGCTACCGATTTACCGTTGCATCAAATTACAACGATCGAATTTACTCCCTTTGAAGAGGGAGAACACACTTTTAGCTGTGGCATGAATATGGTTCGAGGCATCATAAAAGTGCAAGCAGCTAACGCATATCAACCTGATGAAAGGGCTGCTCAAGCTTTAAATAACTAA
- a CDS encoding copper-translocating P-type ATPase yields MLLISIPSLPHYSQHFLLTNQGLAADVYYEAAAVIITLILLGKLLENRAKGQTSEAIRKLMGLQAKTARVIRNGKEVDVPIAEVVLGDVILVRPGEKIPVDGEIIDGSSTIDEAMVTGESLPVKKQPGDEVIGATINKTGSFKFRATRVGKDTFLAQIVQLVQQAQGSKAPIQRLADQITGWFVPVVIAIAIATFILWYNIMGNVTMALITTVGVLIIACPCALGLATPTSIMVGTGKGAENGILIKGAESLELAHKLQAIVLDKTGTITQGKPTVTHFLTINGTANRNELKLLQLAASIERNSEHPLAEAVVQYAQSQGVNLIDAQEFEAIAGSGVQGFVSAQWVQIGTHRWMTELGIDTHKLEQDWERLEYLGKTVIWLAVDDEIAGIMAISDAVKPSSANAIRLLQKMGLEVVMLTGDNRRTAEVIAQEVGIKRVIAEVRPDQKAAQVENIQAEGKIVAMVGDGINDAPALAQADVGMAIGTGTDVAIAASDITLISGDLHGIVTAIQLSRSTMQNIKQNLFFAFIYNVAGIPIAAGILFPIFGWLLNPIIAGAAMAFSSVSVIANALRLRNFRTKLAG; encoded by the coding sequence GTGCTGCTTATTTCTATTCCATCTTTGCCACATTATTCCCAACATTTTTTACTAACTAATCAGGGATTGGCAGCAGATGTGTATTATGAAGCGGCTGCGGTGATTATTACGCTGATTTTGTTAGGCAAATTGTTGGAGAATCGCGCCAAAGGACAAACCTCGGAAGCCATTCGCAAACTGATGGGATTGCAAGCGAAAACCGCCAGAGTAATTCGCAACGGAAAAGAAGTAGATGTTCCGATTGCCGAAGTAGTTTTAGGCGATGTAATCTTGGTGCGTCCCGGTGAAAAAATTCCTGTCGATGGTGAGATTATTGATGGCTCATCAACCATAGATGAAGCAATGGTGACAGGTGAAAGTTTACCTGTGAAAAAGCAACCCGGTGATGAAGTGATTGGAGCTACTATTAATAAAACAGGTAGCTTTAAATTCCGGGCTACGCGAGTTGGAAAGGACACTTTTTTAGCACAAATCGTGCAATTAGTCCAACAAGCACAAGGTTCCAAAGCACCAATTCAGAGATTGGCAGATCAAATTACAGGATGGTTTGTTCCAGTGGTGATTGCGATCGCGATCGCAACTTTCATCCTCTGGTATAACATCATGGGAAATGTAACGATGGCATTGATTACAACTGTCGGTGTTTTAATTATCGCTTGTCCTTGTGCTTTGGGTTTAGCAACACCAACTTCCATCATGGTGGGAACTGGAAAAGGAGCAGAAAACGGCATTTTAATTAAAGGTGCAGAAAGCTTGGAATTAGCGCATAAATTACAAGCGATCGTTCTCGATAAAACAGGCACGATTACCCAAGGAAAGCCAACTGTTACCCATTTCCTAACCATTAACGGTACAGCTAATCGCAATGAATTAAAACTTTTGCAGTTAGCCGCATCTATAGAAAGAAATTCGGAACATCCTCTAGCCGAAGCTGTTGTGCAATATGCTCAATCTCAAGGTGTAAACTTAATAGATGCTCAAGAATTTGAAGCGATCGCAGGCAGTGGCGTACAAGGCTTTGTTTCCGCTCAATGGGTACAAATTGGTACGCACCGTTGGATGACAGAATTGGGAATTGATACCCATAAATTAGAACAAGATTGGGAGCGCTTGGAATATCTCGGTAAAACAGTAATTTGGCTGGCAGTTGATGACGAAATAGCAGGAATTATGGCTATCTCTGATGCCGTCAAACCTTCTTCTGCTAATGCAATTCGGCTCTTGCAAAAGATGGGATTAGAAGTAGTGATGCTAACAGGTGATAACCGTCGCACGGCTGAAGTAATAGCGCAAGAAGTTGGTATCAAACGAGTAATTGCAGAAGTTCGTCCCGACCAAAAAGCGGCTCAAGTTGAAAATATTCAGGCAGAAGGAAAAATTGTGGCAATGGTGGGAGATGGTATTAATGATGCGCCTGCATTGGCTCAAGCAGATGTCGGAATGGCAATTGGCACCGGAACAGATGTAGCCATTGCTGCTAGCGATATCACTCTAATTTCTGGTGACTTACACGGCATTGTTACCGCGATTCAATTGTCGCGTTCCACGATGCAAAACATCAAACAAAATTTGTTTTTCGCTTTTATTTACAACGTGGCAGGTATTCCGATCGCAGCAGGTATTCTCTTCCCAATTTTTGGATGGCTTCTCAATCCGATTATTGCTGGTGCAGCAATGGCATTTAGTTCGGTTTCTGTGATCGCAAATGCGTTGCGTCTTCGTAATTTCCGAACCAAATTAGCTGGTTAA
- a CDS encoding cation transporter, with amino-acid sequence MENANLKLRGMSCASCANAIEDAILSVTGVEACNVNFGAEQASVTYDPKQTNLDAIQDAVDAAGYVAQPIKSHDLLVRDDDVERQERQAETRQLLNKVWFGGIISAILVVGSLPMMTGLSIPFIPMWLHNPWLQLILTTPVQFWCGRSFYINAWKALKRHAATMDTLVAVGTGAAYFYSIFATLFPTFFTN; translated from the coding sequence ATGGAAAACGCAAATTTAAAACTGCGGGGTATGAGTTGTGCTTCCTGTGCAAATGCGATCGAGGACGCAATTCTCTCTGTTACTGGTGTGGAAGCGTGTAACGTCAACTTCGGTGCAGAACAAGCATCTGTTACTTATGACCCGAAACAAACCAATTTGGATGCAATTCAGGATGCAGTTGATGCCGCCGGATATGTTGCTCAACCAATAAAATCGCACGATTTGTTAGTTAGAGATGATGATGTCGAACGGCAAGAAAGACAAGCCGAAACTCGACAGTTACTCAACAAAGTTTGGTTTGGTGGCATAATTAGCGCCATTCTAGTAGTTGGCTCTCTGCCAATGATGACAGGATTATCAATTCCTTTCATCCCAATGTGGTTGCACAATCCCTGGCTGCAATTAATATTAACTACACCTGTACAATTTTGGTGCGGTCGTAGCTTCTATATTAATGCTTGGAAAGCCTTAAAGCGTCATGCCGCCACGATGGATACCTTAGTCGCAGTTGGTACGGGTGCTGCTTATTTCTATTCCATCTTTGCCACATTATTCCCAACATTTTTTACTAACTAA
- a CDS encoding heavy-metal-associated domain-containing protein produces the protein MKLQLKVPNMACSACGEKITKAIKTLDPAANVQADSKTKLVNIETQASEAAVTEAITSAGYTVACH, from the coding sequence ATGAAACTACAGTTAAAAGTTCCCAATATGGCTTGTTCAGCTTGCGGAGAAAAGATTACCAAGGCTATCAAAACCTTAGACCCAGCCGCAAACGTCCAGGCAGATTCAAAAACCAAACTGGTCAATATTGAAACTCAAGCATCTGAAGCAGCCGTTACAGAGGCAATTACATCTGCTGGTTATACAGTTGCCTGTCACTAA
- a CDS encoding heavy metal translocating P-type ATPase, with amino-acid sequence METLHLRLKGMSCASCASTIEQAIQSVPGVINCNVNFGIEQASVTYDAKQTNSDQITHAVSEVGYSAHPISEPGEEEDDTERTVRKAEQQDLKRKVIVGGILSVLLIIGTLEHIGMPLPELLQWLAIPWVQLILAFPVQFWVGQSFYQGAISAFRHRTADMNTLIALGTTIAYFYSVWTTVNPGFFLSQGLKPEIYFEASAVIITLTLVGRFLENRAKGETSEAIRKLMGLQAKTARVVRAGKEIDIPIAEVVVGDIVVVRPGEKIPVDGEVIAGSSAVDESMITGESIPITKQPGDDVIGATINKTGSFRFQATRVGKDTALAQIVKLVQQAQGSKAPIQKLADQVTGWFVPAVIGLAIATFVLWFDFMGNITLAMITMVGVLIIACPCALGLATPTSVTVGIGKGAENGILIKGADSLQLAHQIQTIVLDKTGTITQGKPGVTDFATMLEMDRDDNQAWAIEPLTLLQLAGAVERNSEHPLAEAVVTYAESQSGLKALPEAEKFEAIAGSGVQGIVEGRSVQIGTQRWMDELGIETLPLHPQKVAWEDAGKTAVFIAVNKQVQGLIGIADTIKPSSPPAIRAMQRMGLEVVMLTGDNRRTAEAIAQQVGIRRVLAEVRPDQKADTVKKLQAEGKVVAMVGDGINDAPALAQADVGLAIGTGTDVAIAASDITLISGDLQGIVTAIKLSRATMRNIRQNLLFAFAYNVAGIPLAAGILFPFFGWLLNPIIAGAAMAFSSVSVVTNALRLRQFQPELSR; translated from the coding sequence ATGGAAACATTGCATTTGCGATTGAAAGGCATGAGTTGTGCGTCTTGTGCAAGCACAATTGAGCAAGCCATCCAATCTGTTCCTGGCGTCATTAATTGCAATGTAAATTTTGGAATAGAACAAGCCAGTGTCACCTATGATGCCAAGCAAACAAATTCCGACCAAATCACCCATGCGGTGAGTGAAGTCGGTTACTCTGCTCACCCTATCTCCGAACCAGGGGAGGAAGAAGACGATACGGAGAGAACTGTTCGCAAAGCCGAACAGCAAGACCTTAAGCGTAAGGTGATTGTTGGTGGGATATTAAGCGTTTTACTGATAATTGGTACGCTTGAACATATAGGAATGCCATTGCCAGAGCTTCTTCAATGGTTAGCGATTCCTTGGGTACAGTTAATCCTTGCTTTCCCCGTTCAGTTTTGGGTGGGTCAATCCTTTTATCAAGGAGCAATTTCGGCGTTTCGGCACCGTACTGCCGACATGAACACCCTGATTGCTTTGGGGACTACGATCGCCTACTTCTATTCCGTCTGGACTACGGTAAATCCTGGATTCTTCCTATCTCAAGGGCTAAAGCCAGAGATTTACTTTGAAGCCTCGGCTGTAATCATTACCCTGACACTGGTAGGTCGCTTTCTGGAGAACCGGGCTAAGGGCGAAACATCAGAAGCCATCCGCAAATTGATGGGGTTGCAGGCGAAAACAGCACGGGTGGTTCGCGCTGGCAAAGAGATAGACATTCCCATTGCTGAGGTTGTGGTGGGAGATATAGTGGTGGTGCGTCCTGGAGAGAAAATTCCGGTTGATGGTGAGGTGATTGCAGGGTCATCGGCAGTAGATGAGTCCATGATTACAGGTGAGAGCATCCCCATCACCAAACAACCTGGAGATGACGTGATTGGAGCCACTATCAACAAAACTGGCAGCTTCCGCTTTCAAGCAACGCGGGTTGGTAAAGACACGGCGTTGGCTCAAATTGTCAAACTGGTGCAGCAAGCACAGGGGTCAAAAGCACCCATTCAAAAGCTGGCAGACCAAGTGACTGGATGGTTTGTACCTGCGGTAATTGGTCTGGCGATCGCAACCTTTGTCCTCTGGTTTGACTTTATGGGGAACATCACCCTAGCCATGATTACGATGGTGGGCGTTCTGATTATCGCGTGTCCCTGTGCTTTGGGTTTGGCTACCCCCACATCCGTTACAGTCGGTATCGGTAAAGGCGCGGAAAATGGCATTTTGATTAAAGGGGCAGATAGTCTGCAACTTGCCCATCAAATTCAAACCATTGTTTTAGATAAAACGGGTACTATTACCCAAGGAAAACCAGGGGTAACAGACTTTGCCACTATGCTGGAGATGGATCGAGACGATAACCAAGCTTGGGCGATTGAGCCACTAACCTTGTTGCAACTAGCGGGGGCAGTTGAGCGCAACTCAGAACACCCTCTAGCAGAAGCCGTGGTCACCTATGCCGAGTCTCAGAGTGGACTCAAAGCTTTACCGGAAGCAGAAAAGTTTGAAGCTATTGCAGGCAGTGGTGTCCAAGGCATTGTTGAAGGTCGATCGGTACAAATCGGGACTCAACGTTGGATGGATGAGTTGGGGATTGAAACGCTGCCCCTGCACCCACAAAAAGTTGCTTGGGAAGACGCAGGTAAAACCGCCGTATTCATAGCAGTTAACAAGCAAGTGCAGGGACTCATCGGTATTGCAGACACCATCAAACCGTCTTCACCCCCTGCCATTAGAGCCATGCAAAGAATGGGGTTAGAGGTGGTAATGCTCACCGGGGATAATCGGCGTACAGCAGAAGCGATCGCGCAGCAAGTCGGGATTAGGCGCGTTTTGGCAGAAGTACGCCCCGACCAAAAAGCTGACACCGTGAAGAAGCTGCAAGCTGAAGGCAAAGTTGTTGCAATGGTGGGGGATGGGATCAACGATGCACCTGCCTTAGCTCAGGCAGACGTAGGTTTGGCAATTGGGACGGGAACAGATGTTGCGATCGCAGCCAGCGACATTACCCTCATTTCCGGCGATCTTCAAGGCATCGTTACTGCCATCAAACTCAGTCGTGCGACTATGCGGAACATTCGCCAGAATCTCTTGTTTGCCTTTGCCTACAACGTCGCTGGCATTCCCCTAGCTGCTGGAATTTTATTCCCCTTCTTTGGCTGGTTACTCAACCCAATTATCGCTGGGGCAGCAATGGCATTTAGTTCTGTTTCTGTAGTCACCAATGCTTTGCGCTTGCGACAGTTCCAACCAGAACTGAGTCGATGA
- a CDS encoding cupredoxin domain-containing protein: MRSTFLNSVITLGLLLGIASGATASEMPVNQTNEFRRIEQPFSLKLAVTLGGAALVGAELWWFLFKKRKVQQAALQEGVQELTITVDGGYQPDYIVVQAGQPVRLNFFRQDSNSCLEEILLPDFGIAAKLPLKKTTSVQFIPQKPGEYQFTCGMRMYRGIVAVHEESVNNSKPVSAGFMQPHLATATVLDPASKEKTKTQPVQVFDDVQEVTITVEGGYKPARIAVEAGKPVRLKFYRKDSSTCLSQILLPDFGITANLPLNETTSVVFTPQKIGEYPITCGMKMVRGVVEVQKSILTSK, translated from the coding sequence ATGAGAAGCACATTTTTGAACAGTGTTATAACTCTAGGTTTATTATTAGGAATAGCATCGGGTGCAACAGCTTCTGAGATGCCAGTTAACCAAACCAATGAATTTCGGCGGATCGAGCAACCATTTAGCCTGAAACTAGCAGTAACGCTGGGCGGTGCCGCTTTAGTTGGTGCAGAACTTTGGTGGTTTCTCTTCAAAAAGCGGAAAGTGCAGCAAGCAGCTCTTCAAGAGGGTGTACAGGAACTTACCATTACCGTCGATGGTGGCTACCAACCAGACTACATAGTTGTGCAAGCAGGTCAACCCGTGCGGCTCAATTTCTTCCGGCAAGACTCTAATAGTTGTTTAGAAGAAATCCTCTTACCTGATTTTGGTATTGCTGCCAAATTACCCCTTAAGAAAACAACTTCAGTGCAATTTATTCCCCAAAAGCCAGGTGAGTATCAATTTACTTGTGGGATGAGAATGTATCGGGGAATCGTGGCAGTTCATGAAGAATCTGTTAATAATTCCAAACCTGTTTCTGCTGGATTTATGCAGCCACACCTAGCAACAGCAACCGTGCTAGATCCAGCAAGCAAAGAAAAAACAAAAACTCAGCCTGTTCAGGTATTTGACGACGTTCAAGAAGTAACTATCACTGTTGAAGGAGGTTATAAACCAGCACGAATTGCTGTTGAAGCTGGAAAACCAGTACGACTGAAATTTTACCGCAAGGATTCCAGCACTTGCTTAAGCCAAATTTTATTACCAGACTTTGGCATTACAGCAAATTTACCGCTCAACGAAACAACATCCGTTGTATTCACACCGCAAAAAATTGGAGAGTATCCAATTACCTGTGGCATGAAAATGGTTCGGGGTGTGGTGGAAGTACAAAAATCCATTTTAACTAGCAAATAA
- a CDS encoding DUF305 domain-containing protein — protein sequence MDRRALIYGSVLAGSSAAFLIWISTFNHTQAQTQVLVQNPTQTQTQPPTSEHNTHHPNSSPNVAPAAMGMMNPQQADLHFIEMMIPHHQGAINMANLALSKTNRLEIKKLAQAIKTDQNREIEQMKTWYKQWYGTEIPASSGMEMMSIQSGTSMARGENQQMPMNACMEMMGMNMKSGTGMMSMNMMGTDLDALKNAPDFDKAFIGQMIPHHKMAVMMAGMVLDSDRPEIRNLAKNIIQSQSIEIEQMRQWNQTWFR from the coding sequence ATGGACAGAAGAGCTTTGATTTACGGTAGCGTTTTAGCCGGAAGTAGTGCTGCCTTTCTAATATGGATTTCAACCTTCAACCACACACAGGCTCAGACGCAAGTTTTAGTACAAAATCCAACTCAAACACAAACTCAGCCACCTACTTCCGAACACAATACTCACCACCCTAATAGCTCTCCAAATGTTGCTCCTGCCGCAATGGGGATGATGAATCCTCAACAAGCCGATCTCCACTTTATCGAGATGATGATTCCTCACCATCAAGGAGCAATAAATATGGCAAACCTTGCCCTTAGTAAAACCAATCGCCTGGAAATTAAAAAGCTAGCCCAAGCAATCAAAACTGACCAAAACCGAGAAATCGAGCAGATGAAAACCTGGTATAAACAGTGGTATGGCACTGAGATACCTGCTTCATCTGGAATGGAAATGATGTCCATACAGTCTGGTACAAGCATGGCTCGCGGGGAGAACCAACAAATGCCTATGAATGCCTGTATGGAAATGATGGGTATGAACATGAAATCCGGTACAGGCATGATGAGCATGAACATGATGGGGACGGATTTAGACGCTCTAAAAAATGCTCCTGACTTTGACAAAGCGTTTATTGGACAGATGATTCCCCATCACAAAATGGCGGTGATGATGGCTGGGATGGTGCTGGATAGCGATCGCCCAGAAATTCGCAATCTGGCGAAAAATATTATCCAGAGTCAAAGCATTGAAATTGAGCAAATGCGCCAATGGAATCAAACTTGGTTCCGATAG
- a CDS encoding DUF2933 domain-containing protein codes for MVHKHHRSGSGGGWLSPAKVALYVFLGIAAFFLITEHIAHLIPILPYLLFLLCPLMHLFMHGGHSGHGGHGGNQDDQSPR; via the coding sequence ATGGTTCACAAACATCATCGTTCTGGCTCTGGTGGGGGCTGGCTAAGCCCAGCTAAAGTTGCCTTGTATGTCTTCCTGGGTATTGCCGCTTTCTTCCTGATTACTGAACACATAGCACATCTGATTCCAATCTTGCCTTACTTATTGTTCCTACTCTGTCCATTAATGCACCTATTTATGCACGGTGGGCATAGCGGACACGGTGGACATGGTGGCAATCAAGATGACCAATCGCCTCGCTAA